In Musa acuminata AAA Group cultivar baxijiao chromosome BXJ2-3, Cavendish_Baxijiao_AAA, whole genome shotgun sequence, the following proteins share a genomic window:
- the LOC135606699 gene encoding chitin elicitor-binding protein-like isoform X1, with product MARPTFPLLLLCVIVAAAAQLLAPAGAAKFACNSRGGAARCQSLLGYTPRNATTLASVMSLFQVRSFRSLLAANGLPLSTPPSRPVPARATVRVRFACACSAGHGASMHRPFYKVAPGETLDGIARDVFAGFVTYQEIAAANNISDPALVQAGQELHIPLPCSCDEVGGAAVVHYAHLVAAGSSASGIAAEFGTAEETLMSLNGIRDPKSLQAGQVLDVPLRACSSSISNASIDRGFHVPNGSYILTANNCVLCSCSSSTWQLECHPTKGLSSSACPAATCGDLALGNSSSSTDCESKTCVYAGYTTTTASFNILTNLTTQSLCDAAGAPMPQPSAGFDLQSGVQWAYLAVLSICFNVALVGFVL from the exons ATGGCGAGACCGACATTCCCGCTTCTCTTGCTGTGCGtcatcgtcgccgccgccgctcaACTGTTGGCGCCGGCTGGGGCGGCCAAGTTCGCCTGCAACTCCCGGGGCGGGGCGGCCAGATGCCAGTCCCTCCTCGGCTACACCCCGCGCAACGCCACCACCCTCGCCTCCGTCATGTCCCTCTTCCAGGTCCGCTCCTTCCGCTCCCTGCTCGCGGCCAACGGCCTGCCCCTCTCCACCCCGCCCTCCCGCCCCGTCCCCGCCCGCGCCACCGTCCGCGTCCGCTTCGCCTGCGCCTGCTCCGCCGGCCACGGCGCCTCCATGCACCGCCCGTTCTACAAGGTCGCTCCCGGCGAGACCCTCGACGGCATCGCCCGCGACGTCTTCGCCGGGTTCGTCACCTACCAGGAGATCGCGGCGGCCAACAACATCTCGGATCCGGCGCTGGTCCAGGCCGGGCAGGAGCTGCACATCCCGCTGCCGTGCAGCTGTGACGAGGTGGGGGGCGCCGCGGTGGTGCACTACGCGCACCTGGTGGCGGCCGGGAGCTCAGCGTCGGGAATCGCGGCGGAGTTCGGGACGGCGGAGGAGACGTTGATGAGCTTGAACGGGATTCGCGATCCCAAGAGCCTTCAGGCCGGCCAAGTTCTGGATGTTCCACTTCGAG CTTGTTCTTCCTCGATAAGCAACGCCTCCATCGACCGCGGCTTTCATGTCCCAAACGGAAGCTACATCCTGACTGCAAACAACTGCGTCCTCTGCAGCTGCAGCTCCTCCACTTGGCA GTTAGAGTGTCATCCTACGAAGGGGCTCAGCTCTTCGGCTTGCCCTGCAGCAACCTGCGGTGATCTCGCCCTCGGGAACTCATCATCCAGCACAGATTGTGAGAGCAAGACTTGTGTGTACGCTGGCTacaccaccaccactgccagcttcAACATCCTCACCAACCTTACCACCCAGTCGCTGTGCGACG CTGCAGGCGCACCGATGCCGCAACCAAGTGCTGGTTTTGATCTGCAATCAGGAGTGCAGTGGGCGTACTTGGCGGTGCTGTCCATTTGCTTTAACGTGGCTTTGGTAGGCTTTGTATTGTGA
- the LOC135606699 gene encoding chitin elicitor-binding protein-like isoform X2, producing the protein MARPTFPLLLLCVIVAAAAQLLAPAGAAKFACNSRGGAARCQSLLGYTPRNATTLASVMSLFQVRSFRSLLAANGLPLSTPPSRPVPARATVRVRFACACSAGHGASMHRPFYKVAPGETLDGIARDVFAGFVTYQEIAAANNISDPALVQAGQELHIPLPCSCDEVGGAAVVHYAHLVAAGSSASGIAAEFGTAEETLMSLNGIRDPKSLQAGQVLDVPLRACSSSISNASIDRGFHVPNGSYILTANNCVLCSCSSSTWQLECHPTKGLSSSACPAATCGDLALGNSSSSTDCESKTCVYAGYTTTTASFNILTNLTTQSLCDGAPMPQPSAGFDLQSGVQWAYLAVLSICFNVALVGFVL; encoded by the exons ATGGCGAGACCGACATTCCCGCTTCTCTTGCTGTGCGtcatcgtcgccgccgccgctcaACTGTTGGCGCCGGCTGGGGCGGCCAAGTTCGCCTGCAACTCCCGGGGCGGGGCGGCCAGATGCCAGTCCCTCCTCGGCTACACCCCGCGCAACGCCACCACCCTCGCCTCCGTCATGTCCCTCTTCCAGGTCCGCTCCTTCCGCTCCCTGCTCGCGGCCAACGGCCTGCCCCTCTCCACCCCGCCCTCCCGCCCCGTCCCCGCCCGCGCCACCGTCCGCGTCCGCTTCGCCTGCGCCTGCTCCGCCGGCCACGGCGCCTCCATGCACCGCCCGTTCTACAAGGTCGCTCCCGGCGAGACCCTCGACGGCATCGCCCGCGACGTCTTCGCCGGGTTCGTCACCTACCAGGAGATCGCGGCGGCCAACAACATCTCGGATCCGGCGCTGGTCCAGGCCGGGCAGGAGCTGCACATCCCGCTGCCGTGCAGCTGTGACGAGGTGGGGGGCGCCGCGGTGGTGCACTACGCGCACCTGGTGGCGGCCGGGAGCTCAGCGTCGGGAATCGCGGCGGAGTTCGGGACGGCGGAGGAGACGTTGATGAGCTTGAACGGGATTCGCGATCCCAAGAGCCTTCAGGCCGGCCAAGTTCTGGATGTTCCACTTCGAG CTTGTTCTTCCTCGATAAGCAACGCCTCCATCGACCGCGGCTTTCATGTCCCAAACGGAAGCTACATCCTGACTGCAAACAACTGCGTCCTCTGCAGCTGCAGCTCCTCCACTTGGCA GTTAGAGTGTCATCCTACGAAGGGGCTCAGCTCTTCGGCTTGCCCTGCAGCAACCTGCGGTGATCTCGCCCTCGGGAACTCATCATCCAGCACAGATTGTGAGAGCAAGACTTGTGTGTACGCTGGCTacaccaccaccactgccagcttcAACATCCTCACCAACCTTACCACCCAGTCGCTGTGCGACG GCGCACCGATGCCGCAACCAAGTGCTGGTTTTGATCTGCAATCAGGAGTGCAGTGGGCGTACTTGGCGGTGCTGTCCATTTGCTTTAACGTGGCTTTGGTAGGCTTTGTATTGTGA
- the LOC103977410 gene encoding NAC domain-containing protein 22-like isoform X1: MERSGLEMDLPGFRFHPTEEELLDFYLRRMVQGKKLQLEIISTINLYHYDPWELPGMAKIGEREWYFYVPRDRRQASGGRPSRTTERGFWKATGCERPVRSAADPKRLIGYKKTLVYYQGRAPRGSKTDWVMNEYRLPDPLLKEDVVLCKVYRKPASMKELEKRAAAMEGETTMTVSQNSGSTAESASGSYQERLLQESITAVDDVIVIEDASDVVVVIGDEAEEEVDASTASNRRPSLLELEVPKNSELEWLQDSFFTQLTSPWLEYWSPYYDTMLNR; this comes from the exons ATGGAGCGAAGCGGCCTGGAGATGGATCTCCCTGGGTTTAGATTCCATCCGACGGAGGAAGAGCTGCTGGACTTCTACCTCCGGCGCATGGTGCAGGGGAAGAAGCTTCAGCTTGAGATCATCTCCACCATCAATCTCTATCACTACGATCCCTGGGAGCTCCCAG GGATGGCCAAGATCGGGGAGAGAGAGTGGTACTTCTACGTCCCAAGAGACCGCCGACAAGCCAGCGGCGGGAGGCCGAGCAGGACAACCGAGCGGGGATTTTGGAAAGCCACCGGATGCGAGCGGCCGGTGCGCAGCGCCGCCGACCCGAAGCGACTCATCGGCTACAAGAAGACCCTGGTGTACTACCAGGGCCGGGCGCCTCGAGGATCCAAGACCGACTGGGTCATGAACGAGTACCGCCTCCCCGACCCGCTGCTGAAG GAGGATGTGGTGCTATGCAAGGTGTACAGGAAGCCGGCGTCTATGAAGGAGCTGGAGAAACGGGCGGCGGCCATGGAAGGGGAGACGACGATGACGGTGTCGCAGAATTCTGGGTCGACGGCCGAGTCGGCGTCCGGCTCGTACCAGGAGAGGTTGCTGCAGGAATCGATCACGGCGGTGGACGACGTTATCGTCATCGAGGATGCATCGGATGTAGTTGTTGTGATCGGTgacgaggcggaggaggaggtggatgcTTCCACCGCGTCGAACAGAAGGCCGAGTCTGCTCGAGTTGGAGGTTCCGAAGAACAGCGAGCTGGAGTGGTTGCAGGACTCGTTCTTCACTCAGCTGACAAGCCCATGGCTGGAATATTGGTCTCCTTATTATGATACTATGCTCAACCGCTAA
- the LOC103977410 gene encoding NAC domain-containing protein 22-like isoform X2, with translation MERSGLEMDLPGFRFHPTEEELLDFYLRRMVQGKKLQLEIISTINLYHYDPWELPGMAKIGEREWYFYVPRDRRQASGGRPSRTTERGFWKATGCERPVRSAADPKRLIGYKKTLVYYQGRAPRGSKTDWVMNEYRLPDPLLKDVVLCKVYRKPASMKELEKRAAAMEGETTMTVSQNSGSTAESASGSYQERLLQESITAVDDVIVIEDASDVVVVIGDEAEEEVDASTASNRRPSLLELEVPKNSELEWLQDSFFTQLTSPWLEYWSPYYDTMLNR, from the exons ATGGAGCGAAGCGGCCTGGAGATGGATCTCCCTGGGTTTAGATTCCATCCGACGGAGGAAGAGCTGCTGGACTTCTACCTCCGGCGCATGGTGCAGGGGAAGAAGCTTCAGCTTGAGATCATCTCCACCATCAATCTCTATCACTACGATCCCTGGGAGCTCCCAG GGATGGCCAAGATCGGGGAGAGAGAGTGGTACTTCTACGTCCCAAGAGACCGCCGACAAGCCAGCGGCGGGAGGCCGAGCAGGACAACCGAGCGGGGATTTTGGAAAGCCACCGGATGCGAGCGGCCGGTGCGCAGCGCCGCCGACCCGAAGCGACTCATCGGCTACAAGAAGACCCTGGTGTACTACCAGGGCCGGGCGCCTCGAGGATCCAAGACCGACTGGGTCATGAACGAGTACCGCCTCCCCGACCCGCTGCTGAAG GATGTGGTGCTATGCAAGGTGTACAGGAAGCCGGCGTCTATGAAGGAGCTGGAGAAACGGGCGGCGGCCATGGAAGGGGAGACGACGATGACGGTGTCGCAGAATTCTGGGTCGACGGCCGAGTCGGCGTCCGGCTCGTACCAGGAGAGGTTGCTGCAGGAATCGATCACGGCGGTGGACGACGTTATCGTCATCGAGGATGCATCGGATGTAGTTGTTGTGATCGGTgacgaggcggaggaggaggtggatgcTTCCACCGCGTCGAACAGAAGGCCGAGTCTGCTCGAGTTGGAGGTTCCGAAGAACAGCGAGCTGGAGTGGTTGCAGGACTCGTTCTTCACTCAGCTGACAAGCCCATGGCTGGAATATTGGTCTCCTTATTATGATACTATGCTCAACCGCTAA
- the LOC103977409 gene encoding high mobility group B protein 9-like: protein MAEEKEMEEVQEKVYPAPQHSHEEVVRERLVFMDSLRRFHSSMATKFMIPVIGGKELDLHLLYVEVTRRGGLAKVIEEKKWREVIAAFKFPPTTTSASFVLRRYYLSLLHHYEQAYYFRTQGPLIPPAASSQTRTPPSKLDHSVVVSDSTMQTPKSRKRCLPEPQNKGPYNFTVTGSIDGKFEYGYMVTVKIGSEILRGVLYHVQQPSAAASSSLAAVVSAAHEASNERCTAAMARTRRRRRRGWRSRDPAHPKPNRSAYNFFFAEKHSKLKVLYPHREREFSKMIGESWNKLNEEERMVYQNYGLKDKERYKREMQEYKERLKLVQPKEMAGAEPSKAASEEVKGVSADGH, encoded by the exons ATGGCGGAAGAGAAGGAGATGGAGGAGGTCCAGGAGAAGGTTTACCCTGCGCCACAGCATTCCCATGAGGAGGTGGTGAGGGAGAGGTTGGTCTTCATGGATAGCCTGCGCCGTTTCCACTCCTCCATGGCCACCAAGTTCAT GATTCCGGTGATTGGAGGGAAGGAGCTGGACTTGCACCTGTTGTACGTGGAGGTGACTCGAAGAGGTGGCCTCGCAAAG GTGATCGAGGAGAAGAAGTGGCGCGAAGTGATTGCGGCGTTCAAGTTCCCTCCCACCACCACCAGTGCTTCCTTCGTCCTGCGGCGGTACTACTTGAGCTTGCTCCACCACTACGAGCAGGCCTACTACTTTCGGACACAGGGGCCTCTGATTCCTCCCGCAG CTTCTTCTCAGACGAGGACGCCGCCCAGTAAGCTCGACCACAGTGTCGTCGTCTCTGACTCCACCATGCAGACACCCAAATCCCGGAAAAGATGCCTTCCTGAGCCGCAAAACAAAG GGCCTTACAATTTCACTGTAACGGGATCGATCGATGGCAAGTTCGAGTACGGCTACATGGTCACAGTGAAAATTGGGTCTGAGATACTGCGGGGTGTGCTGTATCATGTCCAACAGCCTTCTGCAGCAGCCTCTTCCTCTTTGGCAGCAGTAGTAAGTGCAGCTCATGAAGCTTCAAACGAACGCTGTACTGCTGCCATGGCAAGAACACGGCGTCGGCGCAGGCGGGGTTGGCGGAGCCGTGATCCCGCCCACCCGAAGCCAAACAGGAGTGCCTACAACTTCTTCTTCGCCGAGAAGCACTCCAAGCTCAAAGTTCTCTATCCTCACAGGGAGAGAGAGTTCAGCAAGATGATAGGAGAGTCCTGGAACAAGCTCAACGAAGAAGAAAGAATG GTGTATCAGAATTATGGACTCAAGGACAAAGAAAGATACAAGAGAGAGATGCAGGAATACAAGGAGAGGTTGAAGCTTGTGCAGCCAAAGGAAATGGCAGGGGCTGAGCCATCCAAAGCTGCAAGTGAAGAAGTGAAGGGAGTGTCAGCAGATGGACATTGA
- the LOC135606701 gene encoding uncharacterized protein LOC135606701 has translation MESVAASAAIPSSPSHLSFFSPKKIAPRRQSLVPIASKNREDEADRSSGSSPSPLSFFSPKRSTPRRQSLLPIASKSRENDADNNSVSESTSLVPFLGNRARAPLSPFPNDTAMGLVLSAAAGRGWTTGSGMEGPRIPAYSNSADQTVLTFPWSLYTRSPRRRMRVAFTCNVCGQRTTRAINPHAYTDGTVFVQCCGCNVFHKLVDNLNLFHEMKCYVNPSFRYKGDVSFNYMDSDDDQNIFPIL, from the exons ATGGAGTCCGTCGCGGCATCGGCGGCGATCCCCTCGTCGCCTTCccacctctccttcttctctcccAAGAAAATCGCCCCTCGACGCCAATCCCTAGTCCCGATCGCCTCCAAGA ATAGGGAAGATGAGGCGGATCGTAGTTCCGGATCGTCGCCGTctcccctctccttcttctcACCCAAGAGAAGCACCCCTCGACGCCAATCCCTTCTCCCGATCGCCTCCAAAA GTAGGGAAAACGACGCGGATAACAATTCCGTGTCCGAAAGCACCAGCCTCGTCCCTTTCCTCGGCAATCGCGCCCGCGCACCTCTTTCCCCGTTCCCCAAT GATACGGCAATGGGCTTGGTTTTGAGCGCGGCGGCTGGAAGAGGGTGGACGACGGGTTCCGGAATGGAGGGCCCTCGGATCCCTGCCTACTCCAATTCCGCCGATCAGACTGTTCTCACCTTCCCCTGGTCCCTCTACACCAGGTCTCCCCGCCGTCGGATGCGTGTGGCCTTCACCTGCAACGTCTGCGGTCAGCGGACCACTCGTGCCATCAACCCCCATGCATACACCGACGGCACCGTCTTTGTTCAG TGCTGCGGCTGCAATGTGTTTCATAAGCTGGTAGACAATCTGAATCTGTTCCACGAGATGAAATGTTATGTGAACCCGAGTTTCCGCTATAAAGGAGAcgtgtcattcaattacatggatTCAGATGATGATCAGAACATCTTTCCCATCTTATAA